One stretch of Argiope bruennichi chromosome 3, qqArgBrue1.1, whole genome shotgun sequence DNA includes these proteins:
- the LOC129963064 gene encoding S-phase kinase-associated protein 1 translates to MPNIKLQSSDGEIFEVDVEIAKASVTIKTMLEDLGMDDDEQEVVPLPNVNSAILKKVIQWATYHRDDPPPPEDDDSKDKRTDDISSWDADFLKVDQGTLFELILAANYLDIKGLLDVTCKTVANMIKGKTPEEIRKTFNIKNDFTPSEEEQVRKENEWCEEK, encoded by the coding sequence ATGCCTAATATCAAACTTCAGAGTTCAGATGGAGAAATCTTTGAAGTGGATGTGGAGATTGCAAAAGCATCAGTAACCATTAAAACTATGTTGGAAGATCTTGGAATGGATGACGATGAGCAAGAGGTAGTGCCTCTGCCTAATGTAAATTCAGCCATTCTAAAGAAAGTTATCCAGTGGGCAACATACCATCGCGATGATCCACCTCCACCTGAGGATGATGACTCAAAAGACAAACGCACTGATGATATCAGCTCATGGGATGCCGACTTTCTGAAAGTGGACCAAGGTACTTTGTTTGAATTGATCTTGGCAGCTAACTACTTGGATATCAAAGGTTTGCTGGATGTTACATGCAAGACGGTGGCCAACATGATCAAAGGCAAGACACCCGAAGAGATTCGCAAGACATTCAACATTAAGAATGACTTTACACCCAGTGAGGAAGAACAGGTGCGCAAAGAGAATGAGTGGTGTGAGGAAAAATAG
- the LOC129963696 gene encoding protein dissatisfaction-like translates to MAAHGWIVFLAILGIAWAGRHHNQQSSIEKLLAAGLIAKALAKGGEEGGGDGGHHYMPVHVPIHHHGHVHGRDAGSSAAASHHHHVHHKYVPIPVKHHTNFIIAHHKVPVPIVKTKVVHVPVQQTRIVPIIVHKDQPPHRPDYHTLASEDRKVRVTSLGTLRSNGTAPLQFHRPTGSPDKWIVVVKSKRRRPHGRKS, encoded by the exons GTGGATCGTATTCCTAGCAATTCTGGGCATCGCCTGGGCAGGCCGCCACCATAACCAACAAAGTAGCATCGAGAAATTGCTGGCAGCTGGACTGATCGCAAAGGCTCTTGCTAAAGGTGGGGAGGAAGGAGGAGGCGATGGTGGTCATCATTACATGCCCGTGCATGTGCCGATACATCACCATGGACACGTGCACGGGAGGGACGCTGGAAGTTCCGCTGCAGCTTCTCACCATCATCATGTACACCACAAATATGTACCAATTCC gGTGAAACATCACACGAACTTCATCATTGCTCATCATAAGGTGCCGGTTCCTATTGTCAAGACGAAAGTAGTTCATGTTCCTGTCCAACAAACGCGCATCGTACCCATTATTGTGCACAAGGATCAGCCCCCGCACCGCCCAGATTACCACACGCTAGCATCTGAAGACAGGAAGGTGCGGGTCACCAGCCTGGGTACATTGCGTTCCAACGGAACGGCGCCCCTGCAG tttcaTCGTCCAACCGGAAGCCCCGACAAATGGATCGTAGTTGTGAAAAGCAAGAGACGACGGCCTCATGGAAGGAAAAGCTGA